A region of Streptobacillus felis DNA encodes the following proteins:
- the glpX gene encoding class II fructose-bisphosphatase produces the protein MKRELALEFARVTEAAALAAHKLVGRGNKEEIDRVAVEAMKIMLNRIKIKGEVVIGEGEIDEAPMLYIGEKLGRTDGDYLEVDIAVDPVEGTRMTAQRQANAITVLAVGKKDTFLKAPDMYMEKLIVGPNAKGLIDLEKPLTENIQIIAKANNKELKDLTIIVLDKPRHKKIIEDLQKLGVSVYALPDGDVAASILTCMVDSDIDVVYGIGGAPEGVISAAAIRVLGGDMQARLKLRNEVKGYSLENDKISKDEKRRCEEKGLNVGAVLKLDDLAKEDEIVFSATGITSGDLLEGIKRRGNIARTQTLLIRGSSKTIRYINSIHNLDYKDEKINHLVK, from the coding sequence ATGAAAAGAGAATTAGCATTAGAATTTGCAAGAGTGACAGAGGCAGCAGCGCTAGCGGCTCATAAATTAGTTGGTAGAGGTAACAAAGAAGAAATAGATAGAGTGGCTGTAGAAGCAATGAAAATAATGTTAAATAGAATTAAAATAAAAGGTGAAGTTGTAATTGGAGAAGGTGAAATCGATGAAGCACCAATGTTATACATTGGGGAAAAACTTGGTAGAACAGATGGAGATTATCTAGAAGTGGACATTGCTGTAGATCCTGTAGAAGGAACGCGTATGACTGCTCAAAGACAAGCAAATGCAATAACTGTACTTGCCGTAGGTAAAAAAGATACATTTTTAAAAGCTCCTGATATGTATATGGAGAAATTAATAGTTGGTCCTAACGCTAAAGGATTAATAGATTTAGAAAAACCATTAACAGAAAATATACAAATAATAGCTAAAGCTAATAATAAGGAATTAAAAGATTTAACAATAATAGTATTAGATAAACCTAGACATAAAAAAATAATTGAAGATTTACAAAAATTAGGTGTAAGTGTTTATGCATTACCAGACGGTGATGTGGCAGCATCTATATTAACTTGTATGGTAGATAGTGATATTGATGTTGTTTATGGAATAGGTGGTGCTCCTGAAGGTGTTATATCTGCAGCAGCAATAAGAGTTTTAGGTGGGGACATGCAAGCAAGACTTAAACTACGTAATGAAGTAAAAGGATACTCACTTGAAAATGATAAGATATCAAAAGATGAAAAACGTAGATGTGAAGAAAAAGGTCTTAATGTTGGTGCTGTTTTAAAATTAGATGATTTAGCAAAAGAAGATGAAATAGTCTTTTCTGCAACAGGTATTACATCTGGTGACTTATTAGAAGGAATAAAAAGACGTGGAAATATAGCTAGAACTCAAACATTATTAATAAGAGGTAGTTCAAAAACTATAAGATACATAAATTCTATACATAATTTAGATTATAAGGATGAGAAAATAAATCACTTAGTTAAATAG
- the rpmB gene encoding 50S ribosomal protein L28, producing the protein MQICEVFGKKVGHGNLVSHSNRATKRIWRPNLQTMKLMLDGKEVKVRVSTKAMKTLKGKNEDQVKKILLENKDNLSSRLSKILFSAN; encoded by the coding sequence ATGCAAATTTGTGAAGTATTTGGGAAAAAAGTAGGTCATGGTAACTTAGTGAGTCACTCAAATAGAGCAACTAAAAGAATTTGGAGACCTAATCTTCAAACTATGAAATTAATGCTTGATGGTAAAGAAGTTAAAGTTAGAGTAAGTACTAAAGCAATGAAAACATTAAAAGGTAAAAATGAAGATCAAGTGAAGAAAATATTACTTGAAAATAAAGATAACTTAAGCTCTAGACTTTCAAAAATCTTATTTTCAGCAAACTAA
- a CDS encoding MetQ/NlpA family ABC transporter substrate-binding protein — MLKKLLLFFTIVFSTLTFSNDKVIKIAAAGYPMNEIVKIAADDLKKQGYDVQIKLLTDYVTANIGLNAKDFDANFHQHEPFMQVFNQKNNGTLVKVKPIYDVKVGFYSKNIKNKKSIPDGARIAIPSDPTNQDRALRILESEGLIKLGKSNGLNSISYIVENKKGLKIVPVGIPSLVQAYQEYDLAFNWPSHILKIGVKVKDALFLEKGSNARFAVMLAAREDNKNSQKIKDLTKAMTSEKVRQFLLKNYKEEGYPVF; from the coding sequence ATGTTAAAAAAATTATTATTATTTTTCACAATTGTATTTTCAACTCTGACTTTTTCAAATGATAAAGTTATTAAAATTGCAGCTGCGGGTTATCCTATGAATGAAATAGTTAAAATTGCAGCAGACGATTTAAAAAAACAAGGTTATGATGTACAAATTAAATTACTTACAGATTATGTAACAGCTAATATTGGATTAAACGCAAAAGATTTTGATGCAAACTTCCATCAACATGAGCCATTTATGCAAGTATTTAATCAAAAAAATAATGGGACTTTAGTAAAAGTTAAGCCTATATATGATGTTAAAGTTGGTTTCTATTCGAAAAATATTAAGAACAAAAAATCTATACCAGATGGTGCAAGAATTGCTATACCAAGTGATCCAACTAACCAAGATAGAGCTTTAAGAATACTTGAAAGCGAAGGATTAATTAAATTAGGGAAAAGTAATGGATTAAATAGTATTTCATACATAGTAGAAAACAAAAAAGGATTAAAAATAGTTCCAGTTGGAATACCTTCATTAGTTCAAGCATACCAAGAATATGATTTAGCATTTAACTGGCCATCACATATTTTAAAAATTGGAGTAAAAGTTAAAGATGCATTATTCTTAGAAAAAGGATCAAATGCAAGATTTGCTGTAATGCTTGCTGCTAGAGAAGATAACAAAAATAGTCAAAAGATTAAAGATTTAACTAAAGCTATGACTTCTGAAAAAGTAAGACAATTCTTATTAAAAAACTATAAAGAAGAAGGATACCCGGTATTCTAA
- a CDS encoding methionine ABC transporter permease has translation MDYLTLELLTSIKDTFIMVLIPTICAIFLGIPLGSLLYLTKKDGLKENISIYIPINIYINVVRSFPFLILVIVLIPITRLVFGTAFGLLPASFPICFVAVALYARFVEQSFHDVDPGIIDAALSMKATNFQVVWHFLLVEARSSLVLGLTSSIISFISYSTVMGIVGGGGIGDFAIRYGYQEYNYPLVYKVVSIMIVIVFAIQFIGNYVSKKLDKRRRDS, from the coding sequence ATGGATTATCTTACTTTAGAATTACTAACATCAATTAAAGATACATTTATTATGGTTTTAATTCCAACTATTTGTGCAATATTTTTAGGGATACCCCTAGGTTCATTACTTTATCTAACTAAAAAAGATGGATTAAAGGAGAATATTAGTATATATATACCTATTAATATATACATTAATGTGGTAAGAAGTTTTCCTTTTTTAATCTTGGTTATAGTTTTAATACCGATAACAAGACTAGTATTTGGAACAGCTTTTGGTTTATTACCTGCAAGTTTTCCTATATGTTTTGTAGCAGTAGCACTTTATGCAAGATTTGTTGAACAATCTTTTCATGATGTAGATCCTGGAATAATAGATGCAGCATTATCTATGAAGGCGACAAATTTTCAAGTTGTATGGCATTTCTTATTGGTTGAAGCAAGAAGTTCTTTAGTTTTAGGTTTAACTTCTAGCATAATCAGCTTCATATCTTATTCTACTGTTATGGGAATAGTTGGTGGAGGAGGAATAGGAGACTTTGCTATTAGGTATGGATATCAAGAGTATAATTATCCTTTAGTATATAAGGTGGTATCTATAATGATAGTTATAGTATTTGCTATACAGTTTATTGGAAACTATGTTTCAAAAAAATTAGACAAGAGAAGGAGAGATTCTTAA
- a CDS encoding ATP-binding cassette domain-containing protein has translation MNLKNINKKFGDFTLDLDLELEKGEIFGLIGKSGSGKSTVLKMIQGLIKPDSGEICIDENIEMSVVFQNFNLLKNKDVYQNVALPLILKKSLDYIKVEEVLNFVGLLDKKNEYISSLSGGQKQRVAIARALVSNPNLLLCDEVTASLDKITKNEVISLFKKINKDYGTTILFVTHELDVAKKICDRVAVIENGKILEIFDVNKDLKDERELTYLEYAKEVLK, from the coding sequence ATGAATTTGAAAAATATAAACAAAAAGTTTGGTGATTTTACTTTAGATTTAGATTTGGAACTAGAAAAAGGTGAGATATTTGGTCTTATTGGTAAATCTGGAAGTGGAAAATCAACAGTACTAAAAATGATACAAGGTTTAATTAAGCCCGATAGTGGTGAAATTTGTATAGATGAAAATATAGAAATGTCTGTTGTATTTCAAAATTTTAATTTACTAAAAAATAAGGATGTATACCAAAATGTAGCGCTGCCTTTAATTTTAAAGAAAAGTTTAGATTACATTAAAGTCGAAGAAGTATTAAATTTTGTAGGTTTACTAGATAAAAAAAATGAATATATTTCTTCTTTAAGTGGAGGTCAAAAACAAAGAGTAGCCATTGCAAGAGCTCTAGTATCTAACCCAAATTTATTATTATGTGATGAAGTAACAGCTTCACTTGATAAAATTACAAAAAATGAGGTTATATCTTTATTTAAGAAAATTAATAAGGATTATGGTACAACTATATTGTTTGTTACTCATGAATTAGATGTAGCAAAGAAAATATGTGATAGAGTTGCTGTAATTGAAAATGGTAAAATTTTGGAAATATTTGATGTAAATAAGGATCTTAAAGATGAAAGAGAACTTACTTATTTAGAATATGCAAAAGAGGTGCTTAAATAA
- a CDS encoding ABC transporter substrate-binding protein: MKKLLMSILFGAFLFSCGGSTETASKSEEKLVFYAGLQEDHAALIAEQFTAETGIPTEFVRMSSGETLARLKAEKNNMVASVWYGGPVDGIIAADAEGLIEAYVSPTSEEILDQFKSGDGRWTGIYVGYLGFVGNKKILEEKGLEMPKSWADLLDPKFKGEIVVAHPGSSGTAYTMLASLVQLMGEEQAMAYFKQLDGQIRQYTKSGTAPGRMVGTGEVALGITFLHDAIKYQKEGYTDIIISAPSEGTGYEIGAVALLKDAPNSEAGKKFIDWVLTKEVQELGKTVGSFQFLTNKNAQNPEEAEPIKDTKLINYDFEWAGKNRKDLVEKYTKETSSTIPQK; the protein is encoded by the coding sequence ATGAAAAAATTATTAATGAGCATACTTTTTGGTGCTTTCTTATTTTCTTGTGGAGGTAGTACAGAAACTGCTTCTAAAAGCGAAGAAAAATTAGTTTTCTATGCTGGATTACAAGAAGATCACGCAGCATTAATTGCTGAACAATTTACAGCTGAAACAGGTATACCTACTGAGTTCGTAAGAATGAGTAGTGGAGAAACTTTAGCAAGATTAAAAGCTGAAAAAAATAACATGGTTGCTTCTGTTTGGTATGGTGGACCAGTTGATGGTATCATCGCTGCAGATGCTGAAGGATTAATCGAAGCATATGTATCACCTACTTCAGAAGAAATATTAGACCAATTCAAATCTGGTGATGGAAGATGGACAGGTATCTATGTTGGTTACTTAGGATTTGTTGGAAACAAAAAAATATTAGAAGAAAAAGGTTTAGAAATGCCTAAATCTTGGGCTGATTTATTAGATCCTAAATTTAAAGGTGAAATCGTAGTTGCTCACCCAGGGTCATCTGGAACTGCATATACTATGCTTGCATCTTTAGTTCAATTAATGGGTGAAGAACAAGCTATGGCTTACTTCAAACAATTAGATGGTCAAATCAGACAATATACTAAATCAGGAACTGCACCTGGAAGAATGGTTGGTACTGGTGAAGTTGCTTTAGGTATTACTTTCTTACATGATGCTATCAAATATCAAAAAGAAGGATATACTGATATAATAATTTCAGCACCAAGTGAAGGTACTGGTTATGAAATAGGAGCTGTTGCTTTACTAAAAGATGCACCTAATAGTGAAGCTGGTAAGAAATTTATTGATTGGGTATTAACTAAGGAAGTGCAAGAATTAGGTAAAACAGTTGGTTCATTCCAATTCTTAACTAACAAAAATGCACAAAATCCTGAAGAAGCAGAACCAATTAAAGATACTAAATTAATTAATTATGACTTTGAATGGGCTGGAAAAAACAGAAAAGATTTAGTTGAAAAATATACTAAAGAAACTAGTTCAACAATACCTCAAAAATAG
- a CDS encoding ABC transporter permease, with amino-acid sequence MSDLKLKIKGGLKDFRKMLNDPILMATIIFSIVVVAFFILVPLYNVFLESIKVNESFSIVNYIDSFKNSGNLQIILNTLVLGFTTGFISLIIGFIFAYLTVYIKIKGKAVFDFIALLPVISPPFIVALSTILLFGRTGLITRGLLGIEYEIYGFHGLVLVQVLSFFPIAYMMLVGLLNNIDPSVEEASRSLGANRFKVFTTVTLPLMVPGLANAFLLVFIQSIADYANPFVIGGKFTTIAVKIFQEGIGNYQLGLASALSVILLTISISMFTLQRYYVNSKSYITVTGKASRARELINTPFATISASIILIFLSACVIGMYILIPISSFTKLFGIDNTLSLYNYREIFKFANRVNPIITTTTLSIIATFVASIFSMIIAFLIVRKKFIGKTFIEFTVMMGLAIPGTIIGIGYALSYNKVYNLPFTNITLIPTLTGTGFIIIMAFIIRSLPVGVRSGIAALDQIDPSIEEASTILGANTVQTFTKITLPMIRDAFLSGLIYSFARSMTLVSTVVFLISAKWKLLTPTIMDNVDQGRIGIAAAYCTILIVIVSIFMLLMKLFMKLLEPKTK; translated from the coding sequence ATGTCAGATTTAAAATTAAAAATTAAAGGTGGCCTTAAAGACTTTAGGAAAATGTTAAATGATCCTATACTTATGGCAACTATAATATTTTCAATCGTCGTAGTAGCCTTCTTTATTTTAGTACCATTATATAATGTATTTTTAGAAAGTATTAAAGTAAACGAAAGTTTTAGTATAGTAAATTATATAGATTCATTTAAAAATTCAGGTAATTTACAAATCATACTAAATACTTTAGTATTAGGTTTTACTACAGGATTTATTTCATTAATTATAGGATTCATATTTGCATATTTAACTGTGTATATTAAAATTAAAGGTAAAGCTGTTTTTGATTTTATAGCACTTTTACCTGTAATTTCACCACCATTTATTGTTGCATTATCAACTATATTACTATTTGGTAGAACTGGTTTAATTACTAGAGGATTATTAGGTATAGAATATGAAATTTATGGATTCCATGGTTTAGTATTAGTACAAGTATTAAGCTTTTTCCCTATAGCATATATGATGTTAGTTGGATTATTAAACAATATAGATCCATCTGTTGAAGAAGCTTCAAGATCTTTAGGAGCAAATAGATTTAAAGTATTTACTACAGTAACTCTACCATTAATGGTTCCAGGACTTGCTAATGCTTTCTTATTAGTATTTATACAATCAATAGCAGATTATGCTAACCCATTTGTTATAGGTGGTAAATTCACTACTATAGCAGTTAAAATATTCCAAGAAGGAATAGGAAACTACCAATTAGGACTAGCATCTGCTCTATCAGTTATACTATTAACTATATCTATATCAATGTTTACATTACAAAGATATTATGTTAATTCAAAATCATATATTACTGTAACTGGTAAGGCATCACGTGCTAGAGAATTAATTAATACTCCTTTTGCAACTATTTCTGCAAGTATAATATTAATATTCTTATCAGCATGTGTTATAGGAATGTATATTTTAATACCAATAAGTTCATTTACAAAACTATTTGGAATAGATAATACTTTAAGCCTATATAATTATAGAGAAATATTTAAGTTTGCAAATAGAGTTAACCCTATAATTACTACTACTACTTTATCAATAATTGCAACTTTTGTTGCATCAATTTTCTCTATGATAATAGCTTTCTTAATTGTAAGAAAGAAATTCATAGGAAAAACATTTATTGAATTTACAGTAATGATGGGACTTGCAATACCAGGTACTATAATAGGTATAGGATATGCTTTAAGTTACAACAAAGTATATAACCTACCATTTACAAATATTACTTTAATTCCTACACTAACTGGTACAGGATTTATAATAATAATGGCATTCATAATAAGATCACTTCCAGTAGGAGTTAGATCTGGTATAGCAGCACTAGATCAAATTGATCCAAGTATAGAAGAAGCTTCTACAATACTTGGTGCAAATACTGTACAAACATTTACTAAAATTACTCTACCTATGATAAGAGACGCTTTCCTATCAGGATTAATATATTCATTTGCAAGATCTATGACACTAGTTTCTACAGTAGTATTCTTAATTTCTGCAAAATGGAAATTATTAACACCTACTATCATGGATAATGTAGATCAAGGTAGAATAGGTATTGCAGCTGCATATTGTACTATATTAATAGTAATAGTATCAATATTCATGTTATTAATGAAATTATTTATGAAACTATTAGAACCTAAAACTAAATAA
- a CDS encoding ABC transporter ATP-binding protein, producing MSKPIKLNIQNLTKVFTPKGRRVVAVEDVNLAIEEGEFVCLLGPSGCGKTTTLRMIAGFETPSEGHITMSGRDIAYLTPDKRGIAMVFQNYALFPHMNVYDNIAYGLKLQKRPKEEIKQRVDKILKLMKMEDFAERVPSQMSGGQQQRVSLARALIMNSEVLLFDEPLSNLDAKLRLHMRDEIRKLQQEVGITSIYVTHDQAEAMALSDKIVIMKDGKIAQVGSPQEIYQKPNSEFVAKFIGRANILDAKIIENRDNSTLISILGEEYLVNEKVDYTPGTDVKVVIRPESIKFTENKHTLEVSKSIFMGENHEYEVKNGNEVIEIVLNNPHGKDIKKIGDSLSFAFDQNSIHIL from the coding sequence ATGAGTAAACCAATTAAATTAAATATACAAAATTTAACTAAAGTATTTACACCTAAAGGTAGAAGAGTAGTTGCCGTAGAAGATGTAAATTTAGCAATAGAAGAAGGAGAATTTGTATGTCTTTTAGGTCCATCTGGTTGTGGAAAAACTACTACATTAAGAATGATAGCTGGTTTTGAAACACCAAGTGAAGGACATATTACTATGAGTGGTAGAGATATAGCATATTTAACTCCAGATAAAAGAGGAATAGCAATGGTTTTCCAAAACTACGCTTTATTCCCACATATGAATGTTTATGATAACATAGCTTATGGATTAAAATTACAAAAAAGACCTAAAGAAGAAATTAAACAAAGAGTAGATAAAATATTAAAACTTATGAAAATGGAAGATTTTGCTGAACGTGTTCCGTCTCAAATGTCAGGTGGACAACAACAAAGAGTTTCACTTGCAAGAGCTTTAATAATGAATTCTGAAGTACTATTATTTGATGAACCATTATCAAACTTAGATGCAAAATTAAGATTACACATGAGAGATGAAATAAGAAAATTACAACAAGAAGTTGGAATAACTTCTATATATGTAACACATGACCAAGCTGAAGCTATGGCCCTTTCAGATAAAATAGTAATAATGAAAGATGGTAAAATAGCACAAGTTGGTTCTCCACAAGAAATATATCAAAAACCAAATTCTGAATTTGTTGCCAAATTCATTGGTAGAGCAAACATATTAGATGCTAAAATTATAGAAAATAGAGATAATTCAACATTAATATCTATATTAGGTGAAGAATATCTTGTAAATGAAAAGGTTGATTACACACCTGGGACTGATGTTAAAGTAGTAATTAGACCTGAATCTATTAAATTCACTGAAAATAAACATACTTTAGAAGTTTCTAAGAGTATATTTATGGGTGAAAACCATGAATATGAAGTTAAAAATGGAAATGAAGTTATAGAAATAGTACTTAACAATCCACATGGTAAAGATATCAAAAAAATAGGAGATAGTTTGAGTTTTGCATTTGATCAAAATTCAATACACATATTATAA
- a CDS encoding MgtC/SapB family protein, translating into MQNAIFLARILVACVCGAAIGYERTSKNKGAGVRTHAIVAVSSALMMIVSKYGFEDSIKFDASRVAAQIVSGVGFLGAGIIFVRNNNVITGLTTSAGIWGTAGVGMAIGSGLIFMGVSVTVIMLLLQTVMHKNNFLHKNEGNRYKLYLKMNEVLQDFPKIKLEIIKDNVLIENLNINKNGSSIDIEIDLLTFKTFDKVGLSERLLAYENVTSIEIE; encoded by the coding sequence ATGCAAAATGCAATATTTTTAGCTAGAATACTAGTAGCTTGCGTATGTGGAGCAGCAATAGGTTATGAAAGAACAAGTAAAAATAAAGGAGCTGGTGTTAGAACTCACGCCATAGTAGCTGTTTCATCAGCTCTAATGATGATAGTTTCAAAATATGGTTTTGAAGATTCTATAAAATTTGACGCATCACGTGTTGCTGCACAAATTGTAAGTGGAGTCGGATTTCTTGGAGCAGGTATAATATTTGTAAGAAACAATAATGTTATTACTGGTCTTACAACTTCAGCTGGTATTTGGGGTACTGCAGGAGTTGGTATGGCTATTGGATCTGGATTAATATTTATGGGAGTTTCAGTAACAGTTATTATGCTACTTCTTCAAACAGTTATGCATAAAAATAATTTTTTACATAAAAATGAAGGTAATAGATACAAACTATATCTAAAAATGAATGAAGTATTACAAGACTTTCCAAAAATAAAACTTGAAATTATAAAAGATAATGTTTTAATAGAAAATCTTAACATAAACAAAAACGGTAGCAGCATAGATATAGAAATAGATCTTCTTACATTCAAAACTTTTGATAAAGTTGGTCTCTCAGAAAGATTGCTTGCTTATGAAAATGTAACATCTATTGAAATAGAATAA